Below is a window of Roseivirga misakiensis DNA.
AGAAATATGCGAAGCAAGCAAGAATTATCCATTTAGATATTGATCCAGCGGAGATTAATAAAAATGTAAAAGTTGAAATACCGGTACTCGGCGATTGTAAAGAGACACTTTCAGAACTAACAAAACACGTTCTGTTAAAAAGTCATCGCGAGTGGCTGGAGAAATTTAGAGTATTGAATGCCATCGAAGCGGAGCAAGTCGTAAAAGACGAGTTATCACCTGTGGAGGGACCGTTGAAAATGGGAGAGGTTGTCGATCAAATCAATCAAATTACTGATGGTGACGCCGTTTTAGTAACGGATGTAGGGCAGCACCAAATGATGGCCTGTCGTTACACTAGATTCAATCAGTCGAAAAGTAACATTACTTCTGGTGGGTTGGGGACAATGGGATTTTGTTTACCAGCGGCTATTGGGGCTAAACTTGGTGCACCTTCGCGAGAGGTTATTGCAGTGATAGGTGATGGTGGTTTTCAAATGACCATTCAAGAGCTAGGTACCGTTTTCCAGACCCAAGCCGCCATAAAGATTGTTATTCTTAATAACAACTTTTTAGGAATGGTTCGGCAGTGGCAACAACTGTTTTTCGATAAGCGCTACTCTAGTACTGAACTTATGAACCCCGATTTTATCAAAATAGGCGAGGGGTACGGTATCAAAGGAGCCACCGTTGAAAAGCGAGAAGACTTATCGAACGCATTGAAGGCAATGTTCGCTCACGAAGGGAGCTATTTGCTTGAGGTGAAAGTAGGAAAAGAGGATAACGTGTTTCCAATGGTGCCTTCTGGTGCATCAGTATCAGATATAAGACTTGCCTAACGTGATCCAGTCATTTACCATATCGATATTTTCCGAAAACAGCATTGGTTTACTGCATAGAATTACGTCTATTTTTACTAAAAGACATTTGAGTATTGAGAGTCTAAACACCTCAGAATCAGAACAAGAAAGCGTTTTTCGATTTACAGTGGTAGTGAAGGCCGAGGAAGAGCTCGTTCAGAAAATCGTCAAACAAATCGAGAAGCAAGTCGAAGTTATTCAAGCAGTCTATCATCTCGATGAAGAGACAGTTTTTCAAGAGATAGCGCTTTATAAACTATCTACTGAGAAGGCTTCAGAAAATAATTTGGTCGAAAGACTAATCCGCGATTCTCATGCGCGTATTCTCTCCATGGAGCCGGAATATATGATTATCGAGAAAACAGGGCATAAAGAAGAAACACAGGAGTTGCTGGAGTTTTTAAGACCTCTGGGTTTGAAGGAATTTGTACGGTCGGGCAGAGTATCTGTAATCCGACCAAAAATAGAATTACAGAAAGAAAGATAAACTTTTAAACAGCATATTATGGCTTTAATCAACTTTGGTGGAGTAGAAGAAAATGTCATCACAAGAGATGAATTTCCACTAGCAAAAGCACAAGAAGTATTGGCAAATGAGACCGTGGCCATCATAGGTTATGGGGTACAAGGTCCAGGCCAGTCATTGAATTTACAGGACAACGGCATTAAGGTCATTGTAGGGCAGCGACAAGAATCCAAGACGTGGGATAAAGCGATCGCGGATGGTTGGGAGCCAGGCATAAGCCTTTTTCCGATTGAAGAAGCGCTGGAAAGAGCATCAATTATTTGTTATCTGCTTTCAGATGCTGCTCAAATTCAATTATGGCCAGTAGTCAAGAAGCATTTGACTGCAGGTAAGATGCTTTACTTTTCACATGGTTTTGGAGTGGCATACGCTGAAAAAACGGGTATTATACCACCAGCAGATGTTGACGTGGCATTAGTAGCACCGAAGGGATCGGGTACAAGTTTGCGGAGATTATTTTTAGAGGGGAAAGGCCTGAATTCATCTTTTGCTATCCATCAAGATGCTACAGGAAAAGCTAAGGACAGAATTGTAGCATTAGGCATTGGTGTTGGTTCTGGCTATTTGTTTGAAACGACATTTATTAAAGAAGTTACCTCTGACCTTACAGGTGAGCGAGGTACGCTTATGGGGGCTATTCAAGGCCTTTTTATGGCACAATATGAAGTTTTAAGAGCCAATGGTCATTCTCCGTCGGAAGCTTTCAATGAAACAGTGGAGGAAGCTACGCAATCCTTGTATCCACTTGTAGCTGAAAATGGAATGGACTGGATGTACGCTAATTGCTCTACTACAGCACAACGAGGAGCCCTAGATTGGAAGGATAAATTTCATGCAGCTACAAAACCTGTTTTTGAAGAATTATATGCTTCAGTAGTGGCGGGCACAGAGGCACAAAGGAGTATTGATTCCAATTCACAGACAGACTACCGGGAGAAACTTCAGGAAGAACTGGACGAACTGCATAACTCTGAAATGTGGAGGGCTGGAAAAGCTGTAAGAGCCTTAAGGCCGGAAAATGCGCCTGAAATCAAAGAAAAAGAACTGGTGTAATGCTGAAACCAAATACCGAAAAGATTTAAAATCGGTATTTGGTCATCGCAAAGCCTTAAACTTTTCCTTGACCACTTCTTTTACTGGACGACCTTCAATTCTGCTTTGGAGGTAAGAAAGAATATCGAGATAGAGGAAAGGGCGACGCTCATATAGGTCTTCATTTAGCTTTTCTAGACGACTGTGAAGTTGTATAAACTCACTTTTTAACTCACTGGGCTTGATTTTTCCCGTTTTCCGGAGGAATTGGATGATTTCACGCTGCACAGCCTGTTGATCATTCATTCTACCGATAAACTGAAAGGTGGACTTGATTTGATATTCTAGTTGAAAGTCTTGCCCATCTTCAAAGTGAGCGATTAGATTCAGGATTCTCGCAAAGCAGTGAATGTCTTCTCTCAGCTTTACATCTTTGAAGTAAACGATTTGATTTAAGTAGAATATCGTTTTCCTGTAATTATCATTTCCAAAGTAGAGGGAAGCAAATTTGTAGTAAAACATTAACACCCTTTCTGGGTCGATTTTACCTTCATAAAGTTTCAACTTCTCCAAGATTTCTGGAATAAGATCAATCCCTTTTTCGAATTGACCTTCCATAAAGCATTTATTGATTTTCGATATGTATAAAAACTTAAAAATCAGTACTTCAGAGTTTAAGTCCTTTACAATCTGTTTATCTTGGCTTAAGGCTTCCACTTCATCTAAAACGATACAGAATTGAGTATAATATTGTAATTGAAATAATGCTGCTAATAAGTTTCTGTAACCCTTAATAAACAATACCGGCTGCTTTTTAGCCATGTCTTCATCGGCCTTAAAAAGTTCGACCCAAGCCTTCGCATGTTTGTAGGCATTAGGAAAGTTTTGGGTGATTTTATTAAACCACACATGAGCCTGATGGTAATAAAGTTTCTCGTAAAAGGAGAGCCCATCGACGCTTGTTATGGGTAAGTTTTCGTCGAAATAGGTTCGAACTTCTTCAAAGGCCGTTTTTGTTTTTGCATATCCGTTTTTAAGAAATAGGCTGTATAAGTTGAGCGATAAGTTGGAAAGCTGATTAGCCGAATTGACCCGATTAGCCGTTGTATTGACCTCAATGGTAAGTTCTTCGGCTCTATTCTCTATACTCCTAGTGATATACTCTGATTCAATGAGCTTTTCGAATTCCAACACTTCCAGGGCGATGGTAAAATGCTTGGTTTCTTGAGCCATCACCTTGGTTTTACCCAGCATCTTAAGTGCCTGCTTATAAAAGCCTTTGTTATACAAGACTTTAGCATGGTCCATGTTTTCTCTAAGCTGGATATCTATGTTTTGACCAATATGATAGTGCCGAAGACTAGCTAATATTTGCCGATATAAGTGTGCTTTTTGATTCGAAAATTGACTCTTTTTTATGCTCGAAACACGCTTTAAAATATTTTGATCATCGTAAGATTTAATGCTATCCATAGCATCGAAGAGCTTTACAAACTTCAGATCATCTGCATTTCCACTTCTTTTAACAAACAAGCGAAAGTGTCTTTTCTCCGTCTGATTCAGAGATTTTATAAGGTCAAATAATGGATCGCTTTTAATGTTTGCCATTGTAAAGTGAAACTACGTAAGTAACTGATTAATAATGGTTTGAAAAATGAAAAGCCTGTTTTAGAAATAGTATAAGAATCAAGTTCTCATATGGTATCAATTCTGGGTCAGTCTAAATTCAATTATTCTGTAAAAAGCGATTATAGAAATACTGAAGACTGATCAAATAAACGATGTCAAATCAAAAAATACAAATCTTCGACACAACGCTCAGAGACGGTGAGCAAGTGCCTGGATGTAAGTTAAATACCAAAGAGAAGGTTGAAGTCGCCAAGCGACTTGAAGCCTTAGGTGTAGATGTAATTGAGGCAGGTTTTCCTATCTCAAGCCCAGGAGATTTCGAATCTGTAGCGGCAATAGCATCTGTAGTTAGAGACGCTGTGGTCTGCGGCCTTAGTAGGGCTGTTGAAAAAGATATCATTACGGCAGCCGAATCATTACAGAAAGCGGTCAGACCAAGAATTCATACGGGAATCGGTACATCTGAATCACATATTCGGTTTAAACTTAATTCAACACCTGAAAAAATAGTAGAAAGAGCGGTTTCCGCAGTCGCATTGGCTAAAAGGTATGTTGAAGATGTTGAGTTTTATGCCGAAGACGCTGGTAGAACCGATAATGAGTTTCTAGCCTTTATTTGTGAGAAGGCAGTTCAAGCCGGTGCCACGGTCTTGAATATTCCAGACACCACAGGGTACTGTTTACCTGAGGAATATGGTGCGAAGATTAAATTCCTAAAGGAAAACGTGAAGGGAGTTCATAATGTAACCCTTTCAACGCATTGTCACAATGATCTTGGTATGGCTACGGCCAACTCCATTTCTGGGGTGATTAATGGAGCCACACAAATCGAATGTACGATCAACGGAATCGGCGAAAGAGCAGGAAACACCGCTTTAGAAGAGGTGGTGATGGTTTTGAAGCAACATCCACTTTTGAATAAAACCACTGGCGTTGATTCAAGGCAATTAAATGCCATTTCAAAATATGTATCCGAAACAATGCGTGTTCCCGTACAGCCAAACAAGGCAATAGTAGGTGCAAATGCTTTTGCCCACTCTTCTGGTATACACCAAGATGGTGTTATTAAAAAACGTGAGACCTACGAGATAATAGATCCAAAAGAGGTGGGTGTAGATCATTCTTCCATTGTGCTTACGGCCAGAAGTGGAAGAGCAGCTCTGGCTTATCGCATGAAAAATATTGGGTATGAACTGACCAGAGACGAATTAGATATCGTTTACAAGAGCTTTTTAGATACTGCAGATGCTAAGAAAGAGGTGCTAGATGATGATCTGCATGAAATTGCCGCGAATAGACTTAAAGTAGCCGTATAACTATGGGAAAGACATTATTCGATAAGGTATGGGATGCCCATGTAGTTAAAAGCTTGGTAGGTGATATAGATGTATTATATATCGATCGGCATTTGATACATGAAGTCACAAGTCCTCAAGCATTTTCTGAGTTAGAAAAACGCGGTCTTTCGCTATTCAGAAAGGAGAAAATGGTCGCAACACCCGATCATAATATTCCAACAAAAGATCAGCATTTACCAATTAAGGAGGCATTATCAAGACACCAAGTAGATACGCTTTTAGCCAACTGTGAAAAGCATAATGTGGAATTATATGGTCTAGGCCATCCTTTTCAAGGAATTGTTCACGTGATAGGCCCTGAATTAGGAATCACATTACCGGGTAGAACCATGGTGTGCGGAGACAGTCATACGTCTACCCATGGGGCCTTTGGCGCTGTGGCATTTGGTATTGGTACCAGTCAAGTTGCGCAGGTTATGGCGAGCCAGTGTCTATTGCAAAGTCGCCCTAAAACCATGAGGGTTACTGTTGATGGGGAATTGAACAAAGGCGTTTTAGCCAAGGATATTATCCTCTACATCATAGCGCAATTGACTGCAGCTGGAGGAACGGGATACTTTATAGAATACGCCGGTTCTACAATCGAAAGGCTTTCCATGGAAGCGCGCATGACGATTTGTAATATGAGCATAGAAATGGGGGCTAGAGGAGGCATGATTGCACCAGACCAAACCACATTCGACTACATTCAAGGAAGAGAGTTTGCACCAAAAGGCGAAGCGTTCGAATCAGCTGTTGAGTATTGGAAAACACTCCATACGGATGCAGATGCTGTTTTTGACAAAGAATATCACTTCGATGCAACGGACATAGAACCCATGATTACCTACGGTACTAACCCCGGTATGGGAATTAAAATCACTAAAGCTGTACCGAGCCATTTAGGCGAGGGGAGCGTAGAAAGTTATAATAAGTCGTTGGATTACATGGGATTTAAGCCAGGAGAATCACTTTTAGGCAAACCCATTAACCATGTGTTTATTGGCAGTTGTACGAATTCGAGAATTGAAGATTTAAGAATTGTTGCCGATTACGTGAAAGGTAAGAAGAAAGCCGAAAATGTCTCTGCGATGATTGTTCCAGGTTCTAAGCAGGTAGAAAAACAAGCTATAGCCGAAGGACTTGATCAAGTATTACTAGAGGCTGGTTTTGAACTGAGAGAACCTGGTTGTTCAGCTTGCTTGGGAATGAATGAAGATAAAGTGCCTACCGGAGAATATTGCGTATCGACCTCAAACAGAAATTTTGAGGGGAGGCAAGGCCCAGGGGCACGAACCCTTTTAGCGAGTCCGTTAGTGGCCGCCGTGACTGCTATAGAAGGTAGAATTGTGGATATAACTAAACACTTGAATTAAGATGGATAAGTTCGAAAAGGTGGTTTCCACTGCCGTACCATTAGCCATAGAGGATATTGATACTGATCAGATTATTCCAGCGAGGTTTCTGAAAGCGACCTCTCGAGAAGGGTTTGGGGATAATCTGTTCAGAGATTGGCGGTACAATCCTGACAATACACCAAAAGCGGATTTCGTCTTAAACAATCCAAGTTATATGGGTGAAATATTAGTGTCTGGCCGAAACTTCGGTTGTGGCTCGTCTCGGGAACATGCGGCTTGGTCATTATATGATTATGGATTCAAAGTGATCGTGTCGAGTTTCTTTGCCGATATTTTTAAAGGAAATGCATTAAATAATGGCCTTTTGCCAGTACAGGTAAGTGAGACATTTCTAAAGGCTTTGTTAGATGCCATAACGGCCAATCCGACGACTAAGATCAGTGTCGATTTAGCAGCACAAAAGATTAGATTTAATGATCTAGAGGAGTCATTCGAAGTAAATCCTTACAAAAAAGAGTGCTTGATCAATGGTTATGATGATATAGACTATCTGGTGAACCTAAAGGACGAAATAGCCGCATATGAATCGGCCTCTGTTGTTATTTAATATTCGGAAATAAGCATAAAAACGTAGTAAAACGGAATTTCTAAAAAGATGGGAGTAAAGAAGAAGATAGGAATGCTACCGGGTGACGGAATTGGTCCTGAGGTAGTCGCTGAAGCACGAAAAGTACTGGATGCCGTCGCAGAGCGCTTCGGACATACCTTTGAGTATGCTTATGGCGATGTTGGTGCAGTTGCTATTGATAATTCAGGTGATCCACTGCCAGATCATACTTTGAAAATATGTGAAGAGTCAGATGCATTCCTCTTTGGCGCTATCGGTCATCCGAAATATGACAATGACCCTTCGGCAAAAGTTCGACCAGAACAAGGCTTATTGAAATTAAGAAAAAGCTTAGGCCTTTTTGCCAATATTAGACCTGTGACAGCTTATGATAGCTTAATTCACATGTCTCCGCTGAAAACAGAAAAGGTTTTAGGGGTAGACTTAGTAGTATACAGAGAGCTTACTGGGGGCATTTACTTTGGAGAAAAAGGCCGCACAAAAGACGGTGCATATGACCACTGTACTTATGAGAATTTTGAAGTAGACCGCATTGCACACCTAGCTTTTCAAGCTGCTCAACATCGGTCTAAGAAAGTAACCTTGGTAGATAAGGCCAACGTGCTGGAAACTTCACGATTATGGAGAGAAAGAGTGACATTGATTGCGAATGAATATCCAGA
It encodes the following:
- the ilvN gene encoding acetolactate synthase small subunit; translated protein: MIQSFTISIFSENSIGLLHRITSIFTKRHLSIESLNTSESEQESVFRFTVVVKAEEELVQKIVKQIEKQVEVIQAVYHLDEETVFQEIALYKLSTEKASENNLVERLIRDSHARILSMEPEYMIIEKTGHKEETQELLEFLRPLGLKEFVRSGRVSVIRPKIELQKER
- the ilvC gene encoding ketol-acid reductoisomerase, coding for MALINFGGVEENVITRDEFPLAKAQEVLANETVAIIGYGVQGPGQSLNLQDNGIKVIVGQRQESKTWDKAIADGWEPGISLFPIEEALERASIICYLLSDAAQIQLWPVVKKHLTAGKMLYFSHGFGVAYAEKTGIIPPADVDVALVAPKGSGTSLRRLFLEGKGLNSSFAIHQDATGKAKDRIVALGIGVGSGYLFETTFIKEVTSDLTGERGTLMGAIQGLFMAQYEVLRANGHSPSEAFNETVEEATQSLYPLVAENGMDWMYANCSTTAQRGALDWKDKFHAATKPVFEELYASVVAGTEAQRSIDSNSQTDYREKLQEELDELHNSEMWRAGKAVRALRPENAPEIKEKELV
- a CDS encoding 2-isopropylmalate synthase, whose protein sequence is MSNQKIQIFDTTLRDGEQVPGCKLNTKEKVEVAKRLEALGVDVIEAGFPISSPGDFESVAAIASVVRDAVVCGLSRAVEKDIITAAESLQKAVRPRIHTGIGTSESHIRFKLNSTPEKIVERAVSAVALAKRYVEDVEFYAEDAGRTDNEFLAFICEKAVQAGATVLNIPDTTGYCLPEEYGAKIKFLKENVKGVHNVTLSTHCHNDLGMATANSISGVINGATQIECTINGIGERAGNTALEEVVMVLKQHPLLNKTTGVDSRQLNAISKYVSETMRVPVQPNKAIVGANAFAHSSGIHQDGVIKKRETYEIIDPKEVGVDHSSIVLTARSGRAALAYRMKNIGYELTRDELDIVYKSFLDTADAKKEVLDDDLHEIAANRLKVAV
- the leuC gene encoding 3-isopropylmalate dehydratase large subunit, encoding MGKTLFDKVWDAHVVKSLVGDIDVLYIDRHLIHEVTSPQAFSELEKRGLSLFRKEKMVATPDHNIPTKDQHLPIKEALSRHQVDTLLANCEKHNVELYGLGHPFQGIVHVIGPELGITLPGRTMVCGDSHTSTHGAFGAVAFGIGTSQVAQVMASQCLLQSRPKTMRVTVDGELNKGVLAKDIILYIIAQLTAAGGTGYFIEYAGSTIERLSMEARMTICNMSIEMGARGGMIAPDQTTFDYIQGREFAPKGEAFESAVEYWKTLHTDADAVFDKEYHFDATDIEPMITYGTNPGMGIKITKAVPSHLGEGSVESYNKSLDYMGFKPGESLLGKPINHVFIGSCTNSRIEDLRIVADYVKGKKKAENVSAMIVPGSKQVEKQAIAEGLDQVLLEAGFELREPGCSACLGMNEDKVPTGEYCVSTSNRNFEGRQGPGARTLLASPLVAAVTAIEGRIVDITKHLN
- the leuD gene encoding 3-isopropylmalate dehydratase small subunit, whose amino-acid sequence is MDKFEKVVSTAVPLAIEDIDTDQIIPARFLKATSREGFGDNLFRDWRYNPDNTPKADFVLNNPSYMGEILVSGRNFGCGSSREHAAWSLYDYGFKVIVSSFFADIFKGNALNNGLLPVQVSETFLKALLDAITANPTTKISVDLAAQKIRFNDLEESFEVNPYKKECLINGYDDIDYLVNLKDEIAAYESASVVI
- the leuB gene encoding 3-isopropylmalate dehydrogenase; the encoded protein is MGVKKKIGMLPGDGIGPEVVAEARKVLDAVAERFGHTFEYAYGDVGAVAIDNSGDPLPDHTLKICEESDAFLFGAIGHPKYDNDPSAKVRPEQGLLKLRKSLGLFANIRPVTAYDSLIHMSPLKTEKVLGVDLVVYRELTGGIYFGEKGRTKDGAYDHCTYENFEVDRIAHLAFQAAQHRSKKVTLVDKANVLETSRLWRERVTLIANEYPEIELDCMFVDNAAMQMIQNPKHFDVILTENMFGDIISDEASVIGGSLGLLPSASVGDKTAMFEPIHGSYPQAAGKNIANPLATILSAAMMLDHLGLVNEAIEVRNAVNSSLKIGMVTEDLSKKEGYGTDRVGDFIANCIADGEESCAQDNIKLGLSTII